The genomic region GGCACGCCGGAGCCGGTCCTGCTGGCGGCGGACCGATGAGCTTCAGCCGCTGGTGGACGGAGACCACCGCGACGCTCGGCGACCGCGTCCCGCTGCCGGCGGTCCTGCTCCTGTTGCTCGTCGCGGCGGCGCTGGCCGCGCTGGCCTGGCACACCTTCCCGGCCTGGGTGCCGCGCCGGCTGCCCCGCCTCCGGCTTCCGCGCCTCCGGCTACCCCGACTCCGCCTCCGGCTGCCCCGCTTCCGGCTGCCGAGGCTGCGGTTGCCCCGACTCCGGCGCTGCCCCCGGCCCGACCGGAAGGCCACGCCGGCCGCCGAACCGGCGCCGCCCGCGCCGCAGGACGTCCCGACCGGGCCCGCCCCCGCCCACCTGTCGCTCGCCGACCGGCTCGCCGCAGAGGGCCGCTACGCGGAGGCGGTACGGGAGCGGCTGCGCGACATGATCGCCGAGCTGGTCGCCCGGCAGGTGGTTTCCCTCCAGCCCGGGCTCACCGTGATCGAGGTCGTGTCGGCCGCGGCCCGGAACCGGCCACCCACCGGCCCACCCGTGGCCGCCGCCGGCGCGATCTTCGCCGACCTCTGGTACGCGCAGCGCCCCGCCTCGGCCGAGCACGACCGCCGCATGCGGGACCTCGCCGCCGACCTGCACCGGGTGCTCACCGGCCCGCCGGGCACCACGTTGCCGCGCCCCACCGCGCTCCCCGCCGTCGCACCGCCCCCGGCGGTGCCCGCCGGGCCGCCGGCCACCTCCCCGCCCGCGGTGCCGCCGGCCGCCCCGCACACCGTTCCCGAGCAGGCCGCCGCGCGGGAGGATCGACCGTGACCGCCGCACCCCAGACCGCCGGCGCACCGGCCGGCGCACCGGGCCGGACACGCCCCGCGGCCGCTCCGCCGGCCCGGCAACGCCGCCGCTGGCACCGGGTGGCGATCCCGTTCGGGCTGGTCGCCGCGCTGGTCGTCACCAGCCTGGTCACCCGGGCGCTGGACCGGCCCGACCCCGGCGACCGGGGCTACCTCTCCCCCGTGGAGACCGGCGAGCACGGCGGCAGCCGGCTCGCCGAGGCCCTGCGCCAGCGCGGTGTCAACGTCCAGCGCGAGACCGA from Micromonospora sp. WMMD812 harbors:
- a CDS encoding DUF4129 domain-containing protein — its product is MSFSRWWTETTATLGDRVPLPAVLLLLLVAAALAALAWHTFPAWVPRRLPRLRLPRLRLPRLRLRLPRFRLPRLRLPRLRRCPRPDRKATPAAEPAPPAPQDVPTGPAPAHLSLADRLAAEGRYAEAVRERLRDMIAELVARQVVSLQPGLTVIEVVSAAARNRPPTGPPVAAAGAIFADLWYAQRPASAEHDRRMRDLAADLHRVLTGPPGTTLPRPTALPAVAPPPAVPAGPPATSPPAVPPAAPHTVPEQAAAREDRP